The window AGCTTGTCTGCCGCCTCTTCGAATGGCCCTGCGGCATGGATGAGCGGAAGGTAAGCCTCGCCGCCCGCATCGACCAGTCCGCCGGCATCCTTGGTGTCGAGCTCCCGGCGAACCGCAGCGCGCGTTTCCTCATCCAGCGGCAATGGTCCATCGGCGAGCGTGTCGACGAGATCCGGCAGGGTAAAATCGACGGAAATGCCCTTTGCGCCAGCCGCTTCCAGTGCTTCGATGGCCAGCGCAACAATCTCGCCCGCGGCGGCGACGCTGTCTGTCCCGATCAGCTCCGCACCGATCTGGAGATTCTCGCGGCGCGGATCGAGCATATCGCCTGCGATGCGAGCAACCTGTCCGGCATAGCATAGGCGCAGCGGACGCGGCGCGTCGGCCAGACCGGTCGCGGCGATGCGCCCGACTTGCACGGTCATGTCGGAGCGCAGCGCAAGGCTGCGCAGGCTCTTCGGATCGACGAAGCGGAAGAGGTTGCGCGTGCGGACGCCGTCCATCCGCGCCGCCATGCTCTGCTCGAATTCGATCAGCGGCGGGCGCACCTGGTCATAGCCATGTGCGCCCATCGCATCGAGCATCGCACGCTGGATGCGCGATGCAGCAGCCGCGCTTTGCGGCAGTCGGTCTTCGAGCCCTTCGGGCAGCAAATCTTGCGTCGGATCGGTCATGCCGCGCCTCTTAAGCGGAAGAGTGTCAGAACGAAAGCGCCCTGACCTTCTTCACGCCTTCGAGCGCGCAGACGGCATCCTGCACATCCTTGCTCGGTGCCTGATCCAGCGTCAGCATCAGCACAGCATCGCCGCCCTTGTGCTTGTCCGGCAGGCGGCGGCCAAGGTGGAAGTTGCCGATATTGACGCCCGCTTCACCGAGTACGGAGCCGAGGCGGCCGATGAAGCCGGGACGGTCTTCGTTGACGATATAGATCATATGGCCTTCCAGATCGGTCTCAATCCGTGTTCCGGCGATCTCCACCAGGCGCATCTGCGAGTCGCCGAACAGGCTGCCCGCAACTTCGCGGCGGCGCTCGGGGGTGGTGGCAATGATGCGGACCAGCGTATGGTAATCGCCTTCCTTGGCATGGCGCACTTCGCGCACATCCAGACCGCGCTCCTTGGCGAGGATCGGCGCATTGACCATGTTGATGCTGTCGGACCAGCTGCGCATCATTCCTGCGAGCACTGCCGCAGTGATCGGCTTCAGATTGAGCTCCGACGCTGCGCCCGACACTTCGATGGTGATCGCGTTCACGTCCGGCCCTTCAAGCTGGCCGACCAGCGAACCGAGCTTTTCTGCCAGCGAGATGTAAGGCTTGAGGCGCGGTGCTTCCTCTGCGCTCAGCGAGGGCACGTTGAGAGCGTTCGTCACGCCGCCGCTCACCAGATAGTCGGCCATCTGCTCTGCCACCTGCAAGGCGACATTGACCTGCGCCTCGGTGGTGGAGGCACCAAGGTGCGGCGTGCAGATGAAGTTCTTCGTGCCAAACAGCGGATTGTCGGTAGCGGGTTCCTCGGCAAACACATCGAGCGCTGCTCCTGCGATATGGCCGCTTTCAAGCAGGTCTTTGAGCGCGGCCTCGTCGATCAACCCGCCACGCGCGCAATTGACGATGCGCACGCCGGGCGTTGCCGCTTCGAGCCGCTCGCGGCTCAGGATATTGCGCGTTTCGTCCGTCAGCGGCGTATGCAGCGTGATGAAATCGGCGCGCTCCATCAGCTGTCCGAGATCGACCTTTTCCACGCCCAGTTCCATCGCGCGTTCGGGAGTCAGGAAAGGATCATAAGCGATCACTTTCATCCGCAGACCCTGCGCGCGGCTGGCGACGATGCTGCCGATATTGCCCGAGCCGATCAGGCCCAGCGTCTTGCCGGTGACTTCAACGCCCATGAAATCCTTCTTTGGCCATTCACCTGCCTGCGTGCGGCGGTTGGCTTCGGGGATCTGGCGAGCGAGCGTCAGCATCATGGCGATGGCGTGCTCTGCGGTCGTGATCGAATTGCCGAAAGGCGTATTCATCACCACCACGCCGTGGCTGCTGGCTTTCGGGATATCGACATTGTCGACACCGATGCCTGCACGACCGATCACCTTGAGATTGGTCGCCGCTTCAAGGATGTCCGCCGTCACCTTGGTGGAAGAGCGGATGGCAAGGCCATCGTACTCACCAATACGCGCTTTCAATTCTTCGGGCGTTTCGCCGGTGATGACATCGACATCGCAGCCGCGCTCTTCAAAAATGCGGGCGGCGTTGGGGTCCATCTTGTCGGAGATGAGGACTTTGGGTTTGGTCATGTTTACCTCGTCATCCCAGCGGAAGCTGGGATCGTTGTGTCAATTAACTGACATTCAAATGGGGAGATCCCAGCTTTCGCTGGGATGACGGCATCTAGAGATTGCCGGCCTTGAGCTCTTCGTAAGCCCATTCGATCCACGGCAGCAGGCGGCGGATGTCTTCGGCTTCTACCGAACCACCGCACCAGATACGCAGGCCCGGAGGGGCATCGCGGTAACCGTTGAAATCGTAGCCGATGTCCATCTCTTCCAGCTTGGAGGCGATTTTCTTCGGCACGGCAGCCTTGTCCTCATCGGACAGGCTTTCATACCATTCGCCCTGGAAAACCATGCACACGCCGGTGTTGGTCTGCAGTGCCGGATCGCTCGCCATATTGCGCAGCCACGGCGTGGCTTCGATCCAGTCCTTCACAATTCCGGAATTGGTATTGGCGCGCTCGATCATTGCGGAAAGGCCACCGATCGATTTCGCCCATTCGAGCGCCCAGATGTAGTCTTCGACTGCCAGCATGGAGGGCGTATTGATGGTCGCGCCTTCGAAGATCGCGGTATTGATCTTATCGCCCTTCTTCAGGCGAAAGAGCTTGGGCAGCGGCCATTCCGGATCGTAACTTTCGATCCGCTCGACAGCCTTGGGGCTGAGGATGAGCATGCCGTGCTGGGCTTCGGAGCCCATGATCTTCTGCCAGCTGTATGTCGTCGCATCGAGCTTCGGCCAATCCATCTCCATCGCGAAGACGGCGCTGGTCGCATCGTTGATCGTGATCCCCTTGCGGCCCGGCTCAAGCCAGTCCGTGCTGGGGATTTTCGCGCCCGACGTGGTGCCGTTCCATGTGAAGACGACGTCGTGATCCTGCGGAATGCTCGCCAAATCGGGGATCTCGCCATAATCGGCGGAGAGCGTCGTCAGATCCTTGAGCTTCAGCTGCTTGACCGCATCCTGGATCCAGACGTTGCCGAAGCTTTCCCATGCCGCGACGGTGGCAGGACCTGCGCCCAGCATTGTCCACATCGCGCATTCCAGCGCGCCGGTGTCAGAGCCGGGCATGATGCCGACGAGGTAATCGTCGGGCACGCCCAGCAATTCACGGCTGAGATCGATCGCATATTTCAGGCGACCCTTGGCATATTTCGAGCGGTGGGAACGGCCGAGGCTTTTCGTATCGAGCTTGTCGGCAGACCATCCGGGCGGCTTCGCCGTGGGACCGGATGAAAAGAAAGGGCGCTCCGGCCGGAGCGTCGGCATATTCGTCATTTGTATTCTCTCCTTACAGAGAGCACGCGCGGCGTTGGGACCGCGTGGCCCGTCGGCGGCACTAGAGATACGCTCTCAAGAGTCAAAGGTTACTTATGTAACGACTATCCGTGCGCGAAATCGTTTCCGCTGCGTTAACCTTACCTGCCACGGCGGGCTTAACCATTGTATGTCCATGTAACCCGTCATGAAACGCGCATACCTCATATCCGCCGTTAGCCTTGTTCTCGCAGGGTGCTCGATCGTGCCGCAATCGAATTACCAGCCGCAGCAGCGCGATTATCGCAGCAGCAGCAATGCGGAATGGAACGCGCGCAGCACTCCGGAGCGCGCACCAGCTGGTTCCGCAGCACCGCGCCTCGCCGCGGCAACCGCCGTCGCCATGCGTCCGGCAGAGGCGCAATGCCTGTCCAATCTCGGCAGTGTGGGGGTCAGCTTCGATGCCCTGCCCAATCGCTATCTGGACGAAGGATGCAGCAATCTGAACACGGTGCAGATGCACGCGCTTCAAGGCGATTCCGGCAGGCTGGATGTCAGCAATCTGGGGCCGGTGACCTGCCCCGTCTCCACCGCCTTTGCCGCCTGGGCACGCTTCGGTGTCGACCGGGCCGCACAGCAGATTTTCGGTACGCGGCTGGCGAGTATCCAGACAATGGGCAGCTATTCGTGTCGCAATGTCGCGGGAACGGGCCGCCGTTCGGCGCATGCGTCAGCCAATGCTATCGATATTGCCGGTTTCGTGCTGGCCGACGGTCGCCGGATCAGCGTCCAGGACGATTGGAATGGTACTGCCGAAGAGCGCGAGTTCCTCCGCGTGGTCCAGCGCTCCGCCTGCCGCCGATTCAACACCGTGCTCGGTCCAGACTACAATGCGGCGCACCGCGATCATTTCCATGTCGAAGGCGTGATCGACGGCAATTCCTACTGCCGCTGATACCGGGCTGGCTAAGCGTCAGGCCTGCGAGGCTGTCGGTGTGATGAGAATTTCGCCGATCATCATGTCATCCTGCGCTGGCGACGGTCGGTTCGCCATCGTCATCCCAATCTGATCGTTTTTTTTAGCGGCTTCCAGACTCGCCTCGAGCCGCAGACGCACAGCTTCTGCGGCATGGTTGGCGCCGAGCTTGTCCATCATGTTTGCGCGGTGAATTTCGACCGTGCGCGGACTGATTTCCAGCTCGCGCGCAATAGCCTTGTTCGAGCAGCCTTCGCTGAGCCAGTCGAGGACTTCGCGTTCGCGATTGGATAGCGCTGCAATCCGGCGGCGCGCATCGATCAGGCGGCGGCGTGCCTCGGCATGACGCCCTGCATCATTGTGCACATGGGCGAGCATGCGGCGCAGCTCTTCCTCGGTGAGCGGGAGCGTCAGGAAATCCAGCGCGCCAGCCTGAATGGCCTCCACCACTTCATCCACCCCGGGCTCCTCGCGCGCTGCGACGAGCGGGATCCAGATGCCGTGATCGGCGAGTTTTTCGAGCAGTTTCTCGATCCCGTCTTCCACCACATCATCCGAGGCGATGATCACCCCATCGTGCGGCGGCCTGTCGAGCAGTTCCACCAGATCGGAATAGACTTCCGCATGGTGGCCCATCGATAGGACAAGGCGCGACTGCGAGGCGCGGGAGCGGCTGTTACCGCCGACGATATGCATGGTAAGACGCTGTTCCATGCAACTGAATCTGAACCGAAAAATTGGATTTTACATTCCGTATAAATACGGATTTGCACCTATTTGCTGTTCATGATTGCGCAAACCCGCGCGTTTCCGCCAAAAAATTACCTCCATGGCGGATAAAATACCGGGATTTTGCTTATGCAGGGCCCCCGATTTGTCGCAAATCTACAACTCGGGACAAATGGCTACGTAGAATTACTCAGACGTTTCAAAGCTGTAATCGGGCAGCGAGTGGAATGCCGAACGCAGCGCGTCGCCCCAGCGCGTGGAGATCGCATCGAAATAAGGATCGTCATGCTCGATCCGCCGCTCATGCGTGGCCGCGAAAGCATCGCGTTCAATCACCATCAAATCCAGCGGCATACCGACCGACAGATTGGCCTTGAGCGTGGAATCGAAGCTGACCATCAGCAGCTTTGCCGCATCCTCGAAATTCATGGTCCGGTCATAGCCGCGCAGAATGATCGGCCGGCCATATTTGGTCTCTCCGATCTGGAAGAAGGGCGTGTCGAAGCTTGCCTCGATGAAATTGCCTTCGGGATAGATCATGAACAAGCGCGGCTCCATCCCGGCGATCTGGCCTGCCAAGATGATCGATGCCGTGAACCGTCCCTTCCCGCGTGTGCCGTTGGCGTCCTGCGTCTGCTCGATTGTCTCACGCAGCAATTTGCCGGTTTCCACTGCGACCTGGAACATTGTGGGAAGCTCCAGCAGGCCATGCTGGCGGTCCTCAGGTGCCTTGGTGCGCTCTTCCAGCTGGCTGACGACAGACTGGGTTGTGGCGAGATTTCCCGCGGTCATGATCGAGATAATCCGCTCTCCCGGCACCGACCAGGTGAACATCTTCTTGAAAACGGAAATATTATCGACACCCGAATTGGTGCGGGTGTCGCTCATCAGGACAAGGCCTTTTTCAAGCACCATGCCAACGCAATAGGTCATTAAAATCTCCGGCTGCGGCGCCAAAGGCCGCGAATCATTGCTGCTGCTGTTCTTCGAATTGCTGCTCTACCGCAAGATCGACCGACAGGTCTTCTGTGACGGCGCCAAAGCTGATTCCGGTGATGGGCGCCGCATCCTGATAATCCCGGCCAGTCGCCACGCGCACATAACGCGGATCGGGGCTGATGCCGTTGGAAATATCGAAGCCAACCCAGCCAAGGCCATCGACATGTGCCTCTGCCCATGCGTGGCTGGCTTCCTGTTCGATCCGGTCGTTCATCATCAGGTAGCCGCTGACGTAGCGGGCGGGGATATCGAGACTGCGCGCGGCAGCGATGAAGATATGCGCATGATCCTGGCACACGCCCCAACCGTCTTCAGCGGCTTCTTCCGCAGTCGTGGTGACGCGCGTGGTGCCGGTTCCATACTCGACATTTTCGCGGATAACGCGGGACAGGTCATGTAGAGT is drawn from Aurantiacibacter sp. MUD61 and contains these coding sequences:
- a CDS encoding ATP phosphoribosyltransferase regulatory subunit is translated as MTDPTQDLLPEGLEDRLPQSAAAASRIQRAMLDAMGAHGYDQVRPPLIEFEQSMAARMDGVRTRNLFRFVDPKSLRSLALRSDMTVQVGRIAATGLADAPRPLRLCYAGQVARIAGDMLDPRRENLQIGAELIGTDSVAAAGEIVALAIEALEAAGAKGISVDFTLPDLVDTLADGPLPLDEETRAAVRRELDTKDAGGLVDAGGEAYLPLIHAAGPFEEAADKLSAIDTSGVLETRITALRQIAEGIKGRARITLDPSERHGFEYQSWLGFTLYADGVRGALGRGGTYCIGGSDEAATGFSLYPEELIEAVKADEQLGDKLFLPLGHDRDAAAKLRAEGWRTVAALSEDDDGKALGCTHVLADGEPSAL
- the serA gene encoding phosphoglycerate dehydrogenase, whose translation is MTKPKVLISDKMDPNAARIFEERGCDVDVITGETPEELKARIGEYDGLAIRSSTKVTADILEAATNLKVIGRAGIGVDNVDIPKASSHGVVVMNTPFGNSITTAEHAIAMMLTLARQIPEANRRTQAGEWPKKDFMGVEVTGKTLGLIGSGNIGSIVASRAQGLRMKVIAYDPFLTPERAMELGVEKVDLGQLMERADFITLHTPLTDETRNILSRERLEAATPGVRIVNCARGGLIDEAALKDLLESGHIAGAALDVFAEEPATDNPLFGTKNFICTPHLGASTTEAQVNVALQVAEQMADYLVSGGVTNALNVPSLSAEEAPRLKPYISLAEKLGSLVGQLEGPDVNAITIEVSGAASELNLKPITAAVLAGMMRSWSDSINMVNAPILAKERGLDVREVRHAKEGDYHTLVRIIATTPERRREVAGSLFGDSQMRLVEIAGTRIETDLEGHMIYIVNEDRPGFIGRLGSVLGEAGVNIGNFHLGRRLPDKHKGGDAVLMLTLDQAPSKDVQDAVCALEGVKKVRALSF
- a CDS encoding phosphoserine transaminase, which codes for MTNMPTLRPERPFFSSGPTAKPPGWSADKLDTKSLGRSHRSKYAKGRLKYAIDLSRELLGVPDDYLVGIMPGSDTGALECAMWTMLGAGPATVAAWESFGNVWIQDAVKQLKLKDLTTLSADYGEIPDLASIPQDHDVVFTWNGTTSGAKIPSTDWLEPGRKGITINDATSAVFAMEMDWPKLDATTYSWQKIMGSEAQHGMLILSPKAVERIESYDPEWPLPKLFRLKKGDKINTAIFEGATINTPSMLAVEDYIWALEWAKSIGGLSAMIERANTNSGIVKDWIEATPWLRNMASDPALQTNTGVCMVFQGEWYESLSDEDKAAVPKKIASKLEEMDIGYDFNGYRDAPPGLRIWCGGSVEAEDIRRLLPWIEWAYEELKAGNL
- a CDS encoding extensin family protein: MKRAYLISAVSLVLAGCSIVPQSNYQPQQRDYRSSSNAEWNARSTPERAPAGSAAPRLAAATAVAMRPAEAQCLSNLGSVGVSFDALPNRYLDEGCSNLNTVQMHALQGDSGRLDVSNLGPVTCPVSTAFAAWARFGVDRAAQQIFGTRLASIQTMGSYSCRNVAGTGRRSAHASANAIDIAGFVLADGRRISVQDDWNGTAEEREFLRVVQRSACRRFNTVLGPDYNAAHRDHFHVEGVIDGNSYCR
- a CDS encoding response regulator transcription factor; amino-acid sequence: MEQRLTMHIVGGNSRSRASQSRLVLSMGHHAEVYSDLVELLDRPPHDGVIIASDDVVEDGIEKLLEKLADHGIWIPLVAAREEPGVDEVVEAIQAGALDFLTLPLTEEELRRMLAHVHNDAGRHAEARRRLIDARRRIAALSNREREVLDWLSEGCSNKAIARELEISPRTVEIHRANMMDKLGANHAAEAVRLRLEASLEAAKKNDQIGMTMANRPSPAQDDMMIGEILITPTASQA
- a CDS encoding proteasome-type protease, encoding MTYCVGMVLEKGLVLMSDTRTNSGVDNISVFKKMFTWSVPGERIISIMTAGNLATTQSVVSQLEERTKAPEDRQHGLLELPTMFQVAVETGKLLRETIEQTQDANGTRGKGRFTASIILAGQIAGMEPRLFMIYPEGNFIEASFDTPFFQIGETKYGRPIILRGYDRTMNFEDAAKLLMVSFDSTLKANLSVGMPLDLMVIERDAFAATHERRIEHDDPYFDAISTRWGDALRSAFHSLPDYSFETSE
- a CDS encoding transglutaminase family protein — protein: MRLSVRHTTKYRFREPVAHGIQRLRLTPKETQGQRILEWSMEYEGAHEQLSYDDQNFNHVTLVGVEEGTTEVVVTCKGLVDTEDNAGVIGQHAGHLPLWAFLGQTKLTKPGPKIKALIAKVERSEEGMVDTLHDLSRVIRENVEYGTGTTRVTTTAEEAAEDGWGVCQDHAHIFIAAARSLDIPARYVSGYLMMNDRIEQEASHAWAEAHVDGLGWVGFDISNGISPDPRYVRVATGRDYQDAAPITGISFGAVTEDLSVDLAVEQQFEEQQQQ